The following proteins are co-located in the Amyelois transitella isolate CPQ chromosome W, ilAmyTran1.1, whole genome shotgun sequence genome:
- the LOC132904269 gene encoding uncharacterized protein LOC132904269 isoform X2, which produces MAGFFGGIGGSRLPLNENDIENVLTAMGDGNLSDIDEFEDSDDDCDPTAIERLVLEGLDSGDVLLDQSYAEPIPDQGQCLPPPSAVSFGEDISCSSANTNNIPLQVYFLHTKPTIDFAP; this is translated from the exons ATGGCTGGGTTTTTTGGCGGAATCGGCGGCTCac GCCTGCCTCTAAATGAAAATGATATAGAGAACGTTTTGACAGCGATGGGTGATGGTAATCTCTCGGATATTGACGAATTCGAAGATTCAGACGACGATTGTGACCCAACTGCGATTGAACGGCTGGTATTAGAAGGCCTGGATTCTGGAGACGTCTTATTAGACCAGAGTTATGCTGAGCCCATCCCCGACCAAGGACAGTGTCTACCACCGCCGTCAGCTGTGTCATTTGGCGAAGATATCTCCTGTTCTTCAGCAAATACGAACAATATCCCACTTCAG GTCTACTTTCTCCATACAAAACCAACCATCGACTTCGCGCCCTGA
- the LOC132904269 gene encoding piggyBac transposable element-derived protein 3-like isoform X1: MAGFFGGIGGSRLPLNENDIENVLTAMGDGNLSDIDEFEDSDDDCDPTAIERLVLEGLDSGDVLLDQSYAEPIPDQGQCLPPPSAVSFGEDISCSSANTNNIPLQVSQLPSHTINTPTPDNFAQRSSTRSSSSHSPTVSSSRENRNSTRRNTANIQPVQPNSTNRSTFSIQNQPSTSRPDLWKETPFEDKPHNFEKPSVRPVQAPVEYFKEYFDDEFYELISLCTNNYFMRKSGRELKTSRSEIIKLFGIHIMMGCIPYPRVTMYWRAGIALEKITSKMSRDRFQALRNALHVVNTDIQPPSQEPNVLWKVQPIIDQVRNGCYKQERTPGYYSIDEQMIPFTGRCAVRQVVKNKPRPVGLKNFVLTTSSGLMLDFEIYKGAKTMFEETRLGLGPSVILHLARSVPVGSCLYHDRYFTTIPLIEELNKRGIHSTGTIMHNRIPDRTSLKFKKDSLMQRGESQQMVRDSSVLVKWKDNTTVTLASNCTGASTTDIVKRWDRKNRQYIDVPAPKIVMNYNKHMGGVDVLDQQMEYYRTFIKTKKWTLKVLIHFLDLSLVNSWRAYKNDCLANKYPRNKTLDLLDFRLEIAEVLLNSPDKQRRSSDEDTMEINVPKKFKKAIKPSISLRYDGYNHLPQFDDLKSPRACQNENCKSRTKTRCIKCNAYLCIARNQNCFKDFHSA, encoded by the exons ATGGCTGGGTTTTTTGGCGGAATCGGCGGCTCac GCCTGCCTCTAAATGAAAATGATATAGAGAACGTTTTGACAGCGATGGGTGATGGTAATCTCTCGGATATTGACGAATTCGAAGATTCAGACGACGATTGTGACCCAACTGCGATTGAACGGCTGGTATTAGAAGGCCTGGATTCTGGAGACGTCTTATTAGACCAGAGTTATGCTGAGCCCATCCCCGACCAAGGACAGTGTCTACCACCGCCGTCAGCTGTGTCATTTGGCGAAGATATCTCCTGTTCTTCAGCAAATACGAACAATATCCCACTTCAGGTGAGCCAATTGCCAAGTCACACAATTAATACACCAACCCCTGATAATTTCGCACAAAGATCATCTACAAGGTCGTCATCAAGTCATTCTCCTACTGTATCGTCCTCTAGAGAAAACAGGAACAGTACTAGGCGCAACACTGCTAACATTCAACCAGTTCAACCGAATTCTACTAACAGGTCTACTTTCTCCATACAAAACCAACCATCGACTTCGCGCCCTGATCTTTGGAAAGAAACACCTTTTGAAGATAAGCcacacaattttgaaaaacccAGCGTAAGACCAGTTCAAGCTCCTGTAGAGTATTTCAAAGAATATTTTGATGACGAGTTTTATGAACTAATAAGTTtgtgtacaaataattatttcatgcGAAAGAGTGGCAGAGAATTAAAAACATCTCGATctgaaataattaagttatttgGAATCCATATCATGATGGGTTGTATTCCCTATCCAAGGGTGACAATGTATTGGCGGGCTGGAATAGCATTAGAAAAAATTACGTCTAAGATGAGCAGAGATCGCTTTCAAGCACTCAGAAATGCATTGCATGTTGTTAATACAGACATTCAACCCCCTAGTCAAGAACCTAATGTACTTTGGAAGGTGCAGCCAATTATAGACCAAGTAAGAAATGGATGTTATAAACAAGAACGTACTCCCGGTTACTACTCTATCGACGAGCAGATGATACCATTTACTGGAAGATGTGCCGTCCGTCAAGTGGTAAAAAACAAACCTCGACCTGTGGGACTcaaaaactttgttttgaCGACTAGTTCAGGCCTCATGTTGGATTTTGAGATTTACAAAGGCGCAAAGACAATGTTTGAAGAGACGAGGCTAGGCCTCGGACCATCTGTCATTCTTCATTTAGCTAGAAGTGTCCCAGTTGGCAGTTGCTTGTACCACGATAGGTATTTTACTACGATACCTTTGATAGAGGAGTTAAACAAGCGAGGTATCCACAGCACTGGGACTATAATGCATAATCGAATACCTGACAGGACTAGCCTTAAGTTTAAAAAGGACTCACTTATGCAACGAGGCGAAAGTCAGCAAATGGTGCGGGATTCATCAGTTCTTGTAAAATGGAAGGACAATACCACTGTAACCCTAGCGTCCAACTGTACAGGTGCCTCGACCACAGATATTGTGAAACGGTGGGATAGGAAAAACCGTCAATATATCGACGTACCAGCCCCTAAAATAGTGATGAATTATAACAAACACATGGGCGGGGTGGATGTCCTGGACCAGCAAATGGAATACTAtagaacttttataaaaactaaaaaatggACATTGAAGGtacttattcattttttagaTTTGTCTTTAGTTAATTCTTGGCGCGCTTACAAAAATGATTGTTTAGCTAACAAATACCCAAGAAATAAAACGTTAGATTTGTTAGATTTTCGTCTTGAAATAGCGGAGGTATTGCTAAATAGCCCTGATAAGCAGCGTCGTTCCTCTGATGAAGATACGATGGAGATTAATGTgccaaaaaagtttaaaaaggcCATAAAGCCTTCTATATCTTTAAGATATGATGGTTATAATCACTTGCCACAGTTTGATGACCTTAAGTCTCCTAGAGCATGTCAAAATGAAAATTGCAAAAGTCGTACGAAGACACGATGCATCAAATGCAATGCCTATCTTTGTATAGCTCGTAATCAGAATTGTTTCAAAGATTTTCATTCTGCCTaa
- the LOC132904130 gene encoding uncharacterized protein LOC132904130, with amino-acid sequence MVDIDSRPAPSLLSRQSRLSSSSSSGTSSENSADSSISPIRKTRKRQREPESWKFNTAKRLSNTGQSYLSVRTKKTVDARKVKPPCNEKCRLKCFSKFTEQERKTYFDKYWDLRDINIQRAYIKSCMVEIKPKYKYSKNENPRKSNYAFYLNRSNTKERVCKTFFINTFDITDRMIRTVKEKCDEHNFLSEDKRGKHGNHRKIDSTLVRDIKSFIASIPRVESHYTRATSSCEYISPGRTLTEIYQDFVELQQKNGRSSGKFCNFYDIFKDTGIKIHQPKKDLCDLCRDYKLTPNNEDLKQEYDRHIEEKDLSRKEKKEDRYAINENKIVAVYDLEAILQVPQGKSSSFYYKTKMNCYNFTIAELAKKNPTEEDSNKAYTNVYSYFWDETQGQKGSIEIATCVLNFLRLVNERSTSKSVDVIFYSDNTFSQNKNKYITTLYMYALTQFENINSIRHKYLIKGHTQNENDNAHSLIEKEIQKYFKADTIYTPIQYIPLIKSAKKTGKKFEVQTLTFDDFVDVKDLQSQWGLNFTKDTNRNSIVWNDV; translated from the coding sequence ATGGTAGATATAGATAGTCGACCGGCGCCATCCTTGTTATCTCGTCAAAGCAGACTTTCGTCGTCTTCAAGCTCTGGAACATCATCTGAAAATAGCGCTGATAGTTCAATTTCACCAATTCGTAAAACTAGAAAACGCCAACGTGAACCTGAATCTTGGAAATTCAATACTGCAAAACGTTTAAGTAATACTGGTCAATCATATTTATCGGTCAGAACTAAGAAAACAGTTGATGCACGTAAGGTCAAACCACCATGCAATGAAAAATGCCGTTTGAAGTGTTTTAGTAAATTTACTGAACAAGAAAGgaaaacatattttgataaatattggGATTTAagagatataaatatacagaGAGCATATATTAAAAGTTGTATGGTCGAAATCAAGCCTAAGTATAAATACAGCAAGAATGAGAATCCTAGAAAGTCAAACTATGCTTTTTATCTGAACCGTAGTAACACAAAAGAAAGGGTTTGCAaaacttttttcattaatacatTTGATATAACAGACAGAATGATACGTACGgttaaagaaaaatgtgaCGAACATAACTTTCTAAGTGAAGACAAACGTGGAAAACATGGAAACCATAGAAAGATCGATTCTACTTTAGTACGCGACATTAAGAGTTTCATAGCTTCGATTCCTCGGGTTGAGTCCCATTATACTAGAGCAACATCATCTTGTGAATATATTTCTCCCGGCAGAACATTGACCGAAATTTATCAGGATTTCGTGGAGCTGCAACAAAAGAATGGACGTTCGTCAGGCAAGTTTTGCAATTTCTATGACATTTTTAAGGACACCGGTATAAAAATACACCAACCTAAAAAGGATCTGTGCGACTTATGTAGAGATTATAAATTAACACCGAACAACGAGGACTTGAAACAAGAGTATGACAGACATATAGAAGAGAAGGACTTATcaaggaaagaaaaaaaggaagatcGATACGCTATAAacgaaaacaaaattgttgCGGTCTACGACCTGGAAGCTATATTACAGGTACCGCAAGGGAAATCAAGTAGTTtctattacaaaacaaaaatgaactGTTACAATTTCACCATTGCAGAATTAGCCAAAAAGAATCCTACTGAAGAGGATAGCAACAAAGCATACACGAATGTATACAGTTACTTTTGGGATGAAACACAAGGCCAAAAAGGTTCCATCGAAATCGCAACGTGTGTTCTAAATTTCTTACGGTTGGTAAACGAACGGAGCACAAGCAAGTCTGTGGACGTAATTTTTTACTCTGACAATACATTTAGTcagaacaaaaacaaatatattacaaCGTTGTACATGTATGCGTTGACACAATTTGAAAACATCAACTCTATACGtcacaaatatttaatcaagGGTCATACACAAAATGAAAACGACAATGCCCATAGCTTaatcgaaaaagaaatacaaaagtaTTTCAAAGCAGACACAATTTACACTCCGATTCAATATATTCCTCTGATAAAAAGCGCTAAAAAAACTGGTAAGAAATTTGAAGTACAGACTTTGAcatttgatgattttgtaGATGTTAAAGATTTACAAAGTCAATGGGGTTTGAATTTCACCAAAGATACAAACAGGAATTCAATTGTATGGAATGACGTTTAG
- the LOC132904131 gene encoding piggyBac transposable element-derived protein 4-like has protein sequence MSDDSDFDPDFIPESDDSELTSDDDESTSNSNANSDGDTMTPPNRGAGAGSSQRPVQRAQTSSNASCWYPPTGTRQQVFPFTGTPGVKNIPQLCETELDYFLLFVDEEIINLMVTMTNCYAVKTKITTTLRRSSRLNDWKDCDQQEMKKFIGLLMWMGLKKLPKIADYWSRNPLYENKVAGSTMSRNRFELLLRCWHFEDTFFAETSRTDKLIKIRRLVQLITTKYQNFKTPDEYLTVDETMVAFRGRIKFMQYIPGKRHKYGIKLFKICGDDGYTFDLIVYEGKKGPERQQNLSKNVVMELSTKFLDAGRSIITDNYYTSVDLAESLLQHSTHLIGTVRKNRKGLPKNVVGEKLKKGELVAMENEKGILVFKWKDKREVLALSTKHKVGFVTVTSKRNKNKCSLKPIAIADYNKHKCSIDLSDQMGSYCNPSRRSIRWFQKLAVELILNTSVINAFLVYTAHKRVKSKRYTITKFREQLSIQLLGLYQESTNVAENREAVEHKFGKNPIADHRNRIIRRKCIHCYQLLRLQGKTSVEAKKLTKKTNTVCLLCPTKPSVCAECFATIHTKK, from the coding sequence ATGTCCGACGACTCAGATTTCGATCCCGACTTTATACCCGAGTCGGACGATAGTGAATTAACTTCGGACGACGATGAATCGACGAGTAACAGTAATGCTAACTCCGATGGTGATACTATGACGCCGCCGAACCGCGGCGCTGGCGCCGGCTCATCTCAACGTCCAGTTCAACGTGCGCAGACGTCGAGTAACGCAAGTTGCTGGTACCCGCCAACTGGAACCCGTCAGCAAGTATTTCCTTTTACTGGTACTCCTGGTGTGAAAAACATCCCCCAATTGTGTGAGACTGAATtggattattttcttttgtttgttgaCGAAGAGATTATCAACTTGATGGTGACAATGACTAATTGTTATGCAGTAAAGACCAAAATAACTACAACTTTGCGACGTTCGAGTAGACTGAATGACTGGAAAGATTGTGATCAacaagaaatgaaaaaatttattgGCTTATTGATGTGGATGGGCCTGAAAAAGCTGCCTAAAATTGCAGATTACTGGAGTCGTAACCCgctatatgaaaataaagtggCTGGATCTACTATGAGCCGAAATCGTTTCGAATTGTTACTGCGTTGTTGGCATTTCGAAGATACCTTTTTTGCCGAGACATCACGCACAGATAAGTTGATCAAAATAAGGCGTTTAGTTCAGTTGATCACAACCAAATACCAAAATTTTAAGACTCCTGATGAATACCTGACAGTCGATGAGACCATGGTTGCGTTCCGTGGGCGTATAAAGTTCATGCAATATATACCAGGTAAAAGGCACAAATACGGTATcaagctttttaaaatatgtggaGACGACGGTTATAcgtttgatttaattgtatacGAAGGCAAAAAGGGTCCTGAGCGCCAACAGAATTTATCCAAAAACGTGGTGATGGAATTGAGCACTAAGTTCTTAGATGCTGGCCGAAGCATCATTACTGATAACTATTATACGAGCGTAGATTTGGCCGAGTCTCTATTACAACATTCCACGCATTTGATAGGCACCGTCAGAAAAAACCGGAAAGGGTTACCCAAGAATGTAGTAGGCGAGAAATTGAAGAAGGGAGAATTGGTTGCGATGGAAAACGAAAAGGGGATTTTGGTATTTAAGTGGAAGGATAAGAGAGAAGTCTTGGCCTTGTCTACTAAACACAAAGTGGGATTTGTCACTGTTACAAGCAAgcgcaacaaaaataaatgttctcTGAAACCTATAGCAATTGCGGACTACAATAAGCACAAATGCTCAATTGACCTTTCTGATCAGATGGGAAGCTACTGCAACCCATCACGACGTAGCATTCGTTGGTTCCAAAAACTCGCAGTAGAATTGATACTGAACACATCTGTCATAAATGCTTTTCTTGTttacacggcacataaaagAGTGAAATCCAAACGCTACACTATAACAAAATTCAGAGAACAACTAAGCATACAGTTATTGGGTTTATATCAGGAAAGCACCAACGTTGCAGAGAATCGCGAAGCAGTAGAGCATAAGTTTGGGAAAAATCCTATAGCTGACCATCGTAATCGGATCATACGGCGTAAATGTATTCATTGTTACCAACTACTGCGCTTGCAAGGTAAAACAAGTGTTGAAGCCAAAAAGCTAACCAAAAAGACAAACACTGTCTGCCTTTTATGCCCCACTAAACCCAGTGTTTGCGCAGAGTGTTTCGCGACAATACACacgaaaaagtaa